Proteins from a single region of Pseudobdellovibrionaceae bacterium:
- the ilvA gene encoding threonine ammonia-lyase, whose amino-acid sequence MKPLNLDDLKKAYAKLPSELKPTPFSFSNNASQRAGSSIYIKYENLQKTGSFKVRGAYNKISSLLETNPEIKKKGVWACSAGNHAQGVAWVASQLGCPSTVVMPKRASLAKVEATKGYGAKVISEGKDIIASMEYAAVQCKKQGAFLVHPYDDPKIVAGQGGIGLEIIEQFLKISDKPLDSVIVPIGGGGLISGVALAIKSLSPSTKVYGVVSELCPIAYSWFHNLNVQEQVSKNQYRISLADGTYVSKPSEYNYKNYIQKYVDDVVFVTEEEVAETMVFLLERTKTLVEGSGALSMAAAFYGNLDLGKNSCVLLSGGNVNLNFLASIIERGYYQMGKRAKLKIVAADKPGLLTEITKIIAQYDVNILSIQHNRLDVRAVGEVLIEVLLELTGKEQLKLLNEGLRQKKFFVQ is encoded by the coding sequence CTAGCCAAAGGGCGGGTAGCTCTATTTATATTAAGTATGAAAATTTGCAAAAAACAGGAAGCTTTAAAGTTCGCGGGGCATATAATAAAATTTCTTCCTTGCTAGAAACCAACCCAGAAATCAAAAAAAAAGGGGTGTGGGCCTGTTCGGCAGGTAATCATGCCCAAGGTGTGGCGTGGGTGGCCTCTCAACTGGGTTGCCCCTCTACAGTGGTAATGCCCAAAAGGGCTTCTTTAGCAAAGGTAGAAGCAACAAAGGGCTACGGGGCCAAGGTTATTTCGGAGGGCAAAGATATTATTGCCAGCATGGAGTACGCCGCTGTCCAGTGCAAAAAACAAGGGGCTTTTTTAGTGCACCCCTATGATGACCCCAAAATTGTTGCCGGCCAAGGCGGTATTGGATTAGAAATCATAGAACAATTTTTAAAAATTTCTGACAAACCTTTAGACTCAGTAATTGTTCCTATTGGAGGGGGAGGATTAATTTCGGGAGTAGCCTTGGCCATTAAATCCCTAAGTCCTAGCACTAAAGTTTACGGGGTGGTTTCCGAACTTTGCCCTATTGCGTACTCTTGGTTTCATAATTTAAATGTGCAAGAACAGGTTTCTAAAAATCAATATCGAATTAGTTTGGCTGACGGTACTTATGTTAGCAAACCCAGTGAATATAATTATAAAAATTATATTCAAAAATATGTCGATGATGTTGTTTTTGTAACCGAAGAAGAAGTTGCAGAAACTATGGTTTTTTTACTAGAAAGAACAAAAACTTTAGTAGAGGGTTCGGGGGCTTTGTCTATGGCGGCGGCTTTTTATGGCAATTTAGATTTAGGAAAAAATTCTTGCGTGTTGTTATCGGGAGGCAATGTAAATTTAAATTTTTTAGCCTCTATTATTGAAAGAGGATATTACCAAATGGGCAAGCGGGCAAAATTAAAAATTGTAGCAGCCGACAAGCCCGGCTTATTAACCGAAATCACAAAAATCATAGCACAATATGATGTAAATATTTTAAGTATTCAGCATAACCGTTTAGATGTCAGAGCTGTGGGAGAGGTGTTAATCGAAGTTCTTTTAGAGCTAACCGGAAAAGAGCAATTAAAACTGTTAAACGAAGGCTTACGCCAGAAAAAGTTTTTTGTTCAATAA